The Lolium rigidum isolate FL_2022 chromosome 1, APGP_CSIRO_Lrig_0.1, whole genome shotgun sequence region CTTACTAGTTAGCAGGAGCAGATTGAATTATGCTTATACTTTTTATGCTTGCCATTTTttgttggttgattcatgtatcgaccatACGTGTAGTCTTTGAGATGTAATATTTTGAATATTGAACTAAGCAATGGAGTAAGGTTTTGTGCAAGAAAAACACATTTTTTTTACTAGGTAACATATTTATATGAAGATGAAACTAATCTGCGTTCATGGAAAATCATAAAAATGTACGATGGGTGTAGTTTTTGAGGACGGTGCGCAGATGGAGACTTTGACATTGGTGATGTGAACCATTCTTCTGATCATCGTAACACACGAAGTTTCCGCGCCGTTGACGGACGCAATCCACCAGTCGCCCATACAGCTTTCACCTACGGAGTAGCTATAAAAAGCTACGCTGTGAGCTCATCGCTTCCGATCGCCCCACGCTGCCGCTACTTGGACGTACTCGGCTTACCTGTATGCCGCTCCGTTGTCCTGGCCACCACTGCCTTGCATGACCTCCGCCGTGGCGGCGCCAACATCGCTGCTCCGGCCAGCGGTGAACCCCACGCACGCAGCAGCCAGAGTCTCCGTCCTGGCGCCGAGCAACAGGTCGCACCTTGGCAACCTCGAGCATCTCTTCCGGAACCGCGGCGCCGTCGAGACCAGCGGGAGTGCTCCCGCGCCTCTGCAGCCGGTGCGGAGGAGGCGACAGGCGCCGCTGCTGCGGCTGCCGTCGTTCCTCAAGCGGGCCAGGGGCGAAACCGCAGCCGGTGAGGAGCAGGTGAACCTGTCACCGCGTCTGTTCCTGCCGGTGCCGCCCGATGGGCCGTCACCGCGCGGAGACATCGCGGCGGCGTGGCAGCGGCTGCACGGCGCGGACGGCTGGCGCGGCCTGCTCGACCCGCTTCACCCGGACCTCCGCCGCGAGATCGTCCGCTACGGGGAGTTCGTCGACGCCGCGTACGGCGCGTTCCTCTCCCGCCCCGACGCCGCGCCGGACGACGCTGAGGCCGTGCGCGTCCCGCTCCAGGACGCGGCCTATCGCGTCACGGCGCCGCTCTTCGCCACCTCGTCCGTGGGCCTCCCGACCTTGCTCGCGCTCGCCGCGCCGTGCGCCGCGCAGCGCACGAGCCTCGTCGGCTACGTGGCCGTGTGCGAGGACCAAGACGAGGTCCGCCGCATGGGCCGCCGCGATATCGTCATCGCGCTACGTGGCACCTGCACGGTCCTCGAGTGGGCCGAGAACTTCCGCGCCGGCCTTGTCCCGGCCACCGACGCAGCCGCATCCACGACGGGCGATGCCTCCGCCGCGAAGGTGGAATGTGGGTTCTGGAACCTCTATAAAACCGCCGGTGACGGCTCGCCGAGCTTGTCGGAGATGGTCGTATCCGAAGTCCGCAGGCTACTAAAAAAGTACGAGGGCGAGGAGGTGAGCATCACGGTAACGGGGCACAGCCTGGGGGCTGCGCTGGCGGTTTTGATTGCCGACGAGCTCGCTGGCAACGGTGAGGCGCCGACACCGGTGGCGGTGTTCTCATTCGGCGGGCCGCGGGTCGGGAACCGCGCGTTCGCGGAGCGCGTGGAGGCACGGGGCGCGCGCGTGCTCCGCGTGGTTAACACGCACGACGTCGTGCCGCACCTCCCGCCACGCCCCGGCGGCCGGTGGTACGCCGACGTCGGCCGCGAGCTCCGCCTGGACAGCCGCGCGTCCCCGTACCTCCGTCCGGACGCGGACGCCGGCTGCTGCCACGACCTC contains the following coding sequences:
- the LOC124682682 gene encoding phospholipase A1-Ibeta2, chloroplastic-like, with amino-acid sequence MTSAVAAPTSLLRPAVNPTHAAARVSVLAPSNRSHLGNLEHLFRNRGAVETSGSAPAPLQPVRRRRQAPLLRLPSFLKRARGETAAGEEQVNLSPRLFLPVPPDGPSPRGDIAAAWQRLHGADGWRGLLDPLHPDLRREIVRYGEFVDAAYGAFLSRPDAAPDDAEAVRVPLQDAAYRVTAPLFATSSVGLPTLLALAAPCAAQRTSLVGYVAVCEDQDEVRRMGRRDIVIALRGTCTVLEWAENFRAGLVPATDAAASTTGDASAAKVECGFWNLYKTAGDGSPSLSEMVVSEVRRLLKKYEGEEVSITVTGHSLGAALAVLIADELAGNGEAPTPVAVFSFGGPRVGNRAFAERVEARGARVLRVVNTHDVVPHLPPRPGGRWYADVGRELRLDSRASPYLRPDADAGCCHDLEAYIHLVDGFLGSHCPFRANAKRSILRLLKNQGANVKQLYISKAVDMRVRLDAVDMPGSPLGRLSAPQSPVLECVH